CCGTTTGACCTTCCCCTGTCCAGCCACAACGAAGATGAAACGGAAGATGTGCTGCGCTCCAACATCACTACGCTCCACGGGCTTATCCGCCTCATGGCAGGCGGCATGACGGCCGAAGAAGACTCAATCTTGGACAAGGCCCTCTACGAGTCATATGCCCTCAAGGACATTACGTCAGACCCTTCTACTTGGCGTAATCCTCCCCCGCTCATGTCGGACCTCGTGGCAGTACTGGCAAACCTCAGGGGAGCAGAAAACCTTATCCTACGGCTCAACAAGTACGTAGATGGAACCTTCTCCAGCCTCTTCAACCAACCGACCAACTTCCAACTTACCGGGGGACTTGTGGTCTTCTCTGTACGAGACCTGGAAGAAGCGCTGCGCCCTATCGCCATCTTCATGGTGCTTAACTACATCTGGAACTCTGTCCGGAGCGAGATGAAGCGCCGCCTCATGGTGGTAGACGAAGCCTGGTGGATGATGCAGTACGAAGACTCAGCCCGCTTCCTCTACGGTTTGGCCAAGCGTGCACGCAAATACTTCCTAGGACTCACCATTATCTCCCAAGACGTGGAGGACTTCCTGTCTAATAAGTATGGGAAAGCGGTGGTCTCTAACTCGGCCATGCAGGTGCTGCTCAAACAATCCACGTCGTCAGTAGATGTGGTGGCAGGCGTGTTCAACCTCACTGAACAAGAAAAATACTTGCTCATTAATGCCACGGTAGGTGAGGGCCTGTTCTTTGCCGGGTTAAGCCACGTAGCTGTAAAGATCACTGCCTCTTATACCGAGGATCAAATTATTACTTCAGATCCAAAACAGCTTTTGGCTATGCGCAAAGGCATTTAGCCTAGGCGTCTCATCATGCCCGAGACACCCGATTTACTACCCCCAGAACCCGAATCCACTCCTCGTCCCGATAAGGGAATGAGCCTTGAGGACTACTTCAAGCTATTGGGGGATTTTTCGGATGGTACACCAGAGTTCATCAAGCTGAACCCTGAGTACCTTGTAGGGAAGGGAATTGATTACGCAGTGGACACAGCAGCCGAGCACCTGGAGGGTGAGGACCCCAACTCCTTACGGGCACAGAACGTCCACACGGGCGCCAAGACAACCAAGAAAATTGCCAAGGACGCAGCGTACACGGGGATTAAGGGCTACCACGCAAAAAAAACGGCTAGTAACCCTGCAAATGTCCCTCCCGTTCAGGGCATTACGGCTAACGGCGTCAAAGCCAAGGCGGGCGCCAAGGACCTTAAAGGGCGCTCCATGGATAATTTGGCGTATGGCGCCAAGACCATGGGAATTGATACGGCTGCCAAGTTCCTAGGCGGCGATGAC
This genomic window from Verrucomicrobiia bacterium contains:
- a CDS encoding conjugal transfer protein TraC, with translation PFDLPLSSHNEDETEDVLRSNITTLHGLIRLMAGGMTAEEDSILDKALYESYALKDITSDPSTWRNPPPLMSDLVAVLANLRGAENLILRLNKYVDGTFSSLFNQPTNFQLTGGLVVFSVRDLEEALRPIAIFMVLNYIWNSVRSEMKRRLMVVDEAWWMMQYEDSARFLYGLAKRARKYFLGLTIISQDVEDFLSNKYGKAVVSNSAMQVLLKQSTSSVDVVAGVFNLTEQEKYLLINATVGEGLFFAGLSHVAVKITASYTEDQIITSDPKQLLAMRKGI